Proteins found in one Megachile rotundata isolate GNS110a chromosome 14, iyMegRotu1, whole genome shotgun sequence genomic segment:
- the LOC105662917 gene encoding uncharacterized protein LOC105662917 isoform X2: MEQLFDTTRKLKDAIKNMQTSLQCTICLHTISQPVKTPCGHRFCRTCIQTVLQNKSALCPLCNTPIQRRSITVDEDMKVYIDRLQDLIEAVEKDSGINIHPHLDRSLEESFKCNSNVVTIKDRDDTPPSTPRKKRESKKQDSGNSDIRDYLTKYSMSGVEPLSSDTARNQNEDMDDKNSKVHSWLNTLPSSEALVDPDKIVPEELVDCNLDDTLTVSVSQNCKDNKLSDYEVEGVQQLQSPLRALPNNAKGDETGSDGSKTVILEDLDNPRPSTSGITRHKEEYKERNDVQRTSPSDMLPAMKKNWSSVARFGKEMRTKKKKLKSLNVSKSRSYEEAGEEGKGRNERREKESNVSLGVSKLARDRLMSKEKDSLRCESRKDPEASTNIARSIDDRRNLTNVQERRKSLEKSMNRNERRSYTPANDVSKRCNLNESSTENSRVKPAENSDEVQILGETSFIELERGEQVRIKKLNNRQMNDIIGVSENVDPPMTIDNDATDNRNQMDNSLPLKKRRNLSSTPPGDRSEMPDQTTPTKLPADKHDQSLCDTTNDSASKCQSAKSRGRLSLARHNMEPKPNDSSSSDYTSRLQAAKRDLNRQMDASVDVQNASAGNSFGDKDETMENVRRVRPTSSKMKDVGDVSMVKFKKLGKVFKHRKKRVRFFYLGSTRPRKYVGSNYPEFKPCNLVDYWDTQCFAVSDSLENAFGNNLLINVNNSSLDKHEDVQKAQSLPKAKDTEDVVCLDMEKKDDKVAESMDVVFVSLDEDRKEEATKAPENSVPKSPVHLKSPSNVSQMRYLPFESPSNCVTKTSKYSHAESVVIPNQKDFEVKGAHSRALIRRSQQASASSDTDSTCDSASKRKRPKETGWIDKNILRMRNMSLVNEAGYDSDHSFSSRTTCIRNSDKGTGSSKNENVPLSKTSARCVDTMSVSSDSDGDIGRNVKQKKHRKILPVVSSDTESPNFVCLNKELQSPPSKRKRIQSPPSQEVDLRTIVKNWCDDPNMDRNTNKPNQPSVPNRQEGYRRPAESCSFNFSAGNKSQPRQVSNAASNLVSQESSRVVQMDQDSPDFAATIDRIQYIRNNAATPRNEEIVQKVDPEEVMMIENLNDDLDFDTNAFDECLEAQGIKPAKRVEDNEPTGSSSFRPLNKDVMLAHRSNGSDKNKYKGGRLSQIVSDNEVTFIDDFDQVTERIEGVKPSEPHGDKSRRNSEVDKSSRRNAMTSNNEKHADGLQRRANDDALMKDADYEQDSLMDITQHELQIKHFEADVFGRPLFEFKGQEKTPQKNKDNEHSAEEDDIVENTPDTKTKNAHLNAYRETTAASSTTNINDKHLRTPSSVTGRSTIASTPCSKRSLHPLYQSTPKSQQPSKKASSIKQTTKNESLRRLRDQTTNNCDKPRLCFVCSGLVVVQVNQVKRLAQLVNARYLTQFDEQVTHVIVRVDDENNGANKTLKYLQGIAHRKWIVGYQWVVDSLKEKKLVDEERYEAVDCGTLEAGPRNSRLRKRDLFEGFVFLCIGPYVDVSVDQYRDLLRATGARVVDSLDALTGEKSKLKIIVIQSDVHDYEIIEWYQKARAVPIVHDWVVECISQYRLISFYPYLQELSRQDVLALGYPEFLVEEELDADSDSACNLST, encoded by the exons atgGAACAGCTCTTTGATACAACTCGTAAATTGAAGGATGCGATTAAAAATATGCAAACAAGTTTGCAGTGCACGATTTG TCTGCATACTATATCTCAGCCCGTGAAAACCCCTTGTGGGCATCGATTTTGTCGCACATGCATCCAAACGGTATTGCAGAATAAAAGTGCTTTGTGTCCACTCTGCAACACTCCTATTCAACGACGTAGTATTACTGTCGACGAGGACATGAAAGTGTACATAGATCGGCTGCAAGACTTGATCGAAGCGGTAGAGAAGGATTCCGGCATCAATA TACACCCTCACTTGGACCGCAGCCTCGAAGAAAGCTTCAAATGTAATTCCAACGTTGTAACGATAAAGGACCGCGACGATACTCCTCCGAGCACGCCACGGAAGAAAAGGGAGAGTAAGAAGCAGGATTCAGGGAACAGTGACATCAGGGACTACTTGACGAAGTACAGCATGTCCGGAGTCGAGCCTTTGTCCAGCGACACTGCGAGGAATCAGAACGAGGATATGGACGATAAGAATTCCAAGGTGCACAGTTGGTTAAACACGCTACCAAGTAGCGAGGCTTTGGTCGATCCTGACAAGATCGTTCCTGAAGAGCTCGTCGACTGCAATCTGGACGATACATTGACCGTCTCCGTGTCGCAGAACTGCAAGGACAACAAGCTGTCTGATTACGAGGTCGAGGGCGTGCAACAGCTTCAAAGTCCTTTGAGGGCGTTGCCAAACAACGCGAAGGGTGATGAAACGGGGAGTGACGGTTCGAAGACGGTAATACTGGAGGACCTAGATAATCCAAGACCCAGTACGTCAGGGATAACGAGGCACAAGGAAGAATATAAGGAAAGGAACGACGTTCAGAGGACGTCGCCCAGCGACATGTTACCCGCCATGAAGAAGAATTGGTCATCAGTCGCGCGGTTTGGTAAAGAGATGAGAACAAAGAAGAAGAAACTGAAGTCTTTGAACGTCAGCAAATCGCGGTCGTATGAGGAAGCTGGGGAGGAAGGAAAGGGGAGAAACGAGAGAAGAGAAAAGGAATCAAACGTGTCCTTAGGCGTCTCTAAACTCGCCAGGGATCGACTGATGTCGAAGGAAAAGGATTCACTGAGATGCGAGAGTCGTAAAGACCCTGAAGCATCCACAAACATCGCCAGGAGTATCGATGATCGACGTAACCTGACAAATGTGCAAGAAAGGAGGAAAAGCCTCGAGAAGAGTATGAATAGAAACGAGAGGAGATCTTACACGCCCGCAAACGATGTGTCCAAACGTTGCAACCTTAACGAGAGTTCAACTGAAAACAGTCGCGTGAAACCTGCGGAGAACTCTGACGAGGTTCAGATTCTAGGAGAAACATCTTTCATCGAGTTAGAAAGGGGCGAGCAAGTGCGTATAAAGAAGTTGAACAACCGTCAAATGAACGATATCATCGGCGTCTCGGAGAACGTAGATCCGCCGATGACAATCGACAACGACGCGACTGACAATAGAAATCAAATGGATAACTCGCTGCCTCTGAAGAAACGACGCAATCTGTCGAGCACTCCGCCTGGCGATCGATCGGAGATGCCCGACCAAACGACCCCGACGAAATTGCCCGCTGATAAGCATGATCAATCGCTGTGCGATACCACGAACGACTCGGCGTCTAAATGTCAGTCTGCGAAGAGTCGAGGTCGATTGTCTTTGGCCAGACACAACATGGAGCCCAAACCGAACGATTCTTCAAGCTCGGATTACACCTCGCGACTGCAGGCGGCCAAACGCGATTTGAACCGACAGATGGATGCGAGTGTCGATGTACAGAATGCTTCAGCTGGAAATAGTTTTGGAGACAAAGATGAGACTATGGAGAATGTTAGACGAGTTAGGCCTACTTCGAGTAAGATGAAAGACGTAGGAGATGTATCTATGGTGAAATTTAAAAAGCTGGGCAAGGTCTTCAAACACAGGAAGAAACGCGTTAGATTTTTCTACCTGGGGTCCACTAGACCCAGAAAGTACGTAGGTAGCAACTATCCTGAATTTAAGCCGTGTAACCTTGTGGACTATTGGGATACTCAATGTTTTGCTGTGTCGGACAGTCTGGAAAACGCTTTtggcaataatttattaatcaatGTGAACAATTCGTCGTTGGATAAACATGAAGACGTACAGAAAGCTCAATCCCTTCCGAAGGCTAAGGACACGGAAGATGTCGTGTGTTTGGATATGGAAAAAAAGGATGATAAAGTAGCTGAATCGATGGATGTGGTGTTCGTGTCCCTTGATGAGGACAGAAAGGAAGAAGCCACGAAGGCTCCCGAGAACTCAGTGCCTAAAAGCCCGGTTCATTTAAAGTCCCCTTCAAACGTTTCACAGATGAGGTATCTGCCCTTCGAATCACCAAGCAATTGTGTTACGAAGACCTCGAAGTACAGCCACGCCGAATCGGTTGTAATCCCTAATCAGAAGGACTTTGAGGTGAAGGGAGCGCATTCTAGAGCCCTCATCCGCAGGTCCCAGCAGGCATCCGCGAGTTCCGACACGGATTCAACTTGCGATTCAGCCTCGAAGAGGAAGAGACCAAAGGAGACAGGATGGATCGATAAAAACATACTGAGGATGAGGAACATGTCCCTAGTCAATGAGGCCGGCTACGACTCGGATCACAGCTTCTCCTCAAGGACAACTTGCATCAGGAACTCTGACAAAGGAACAGGTAGCAGTAAGAATGAAAATGTCCCGCTGTCAAAGACCAGCGCCCGGTGCGTGGACACCATGTCAGTCAGCTCAGATTCAGACGGGGACATCGGAAGGAACGTGAAACAGAAGAAGCACAGAAAAATATTGCCTGTAGTCAGCTCAGACACGGAGTCCCCTAACTTTGTTTGCCTAAATAAGGAGCTTCAGTCGCCTCCGTCCAAACGGAAAAGAATTCAATCTCCTCCGTCCCAGGAGGTGGACCTAAGGACCATCGTAAAGAACTGGTGCGATGATCCGAACATGGACAGGAATACAAACAAGCCGAACCAACCTTCTGTACCGAACCGTCAGGAAGGATACAGACGTCCTGCGGAGTCTTGTTCCTTCAATTTCAGCGCGGGTAACAAGAGTCAACCCAGACAGGTGTCTAATGCCGCTTCCAACTTGGTATCCCAGGAGTCGAGCAGAGTGGTCCAGATGGACCAGGACTCGCCAGATTTCGCAGCCACCATCGACAGGATCCAGTACATTCGGAACAACGCCGCGACACCTCGGAACGAGGAGATTGTGCAGAAAGTGGACCCTGAGGAGGTGATGATGATAGAGAATTTGAACGATGATCTGGACTTCGACACTAACGCGTTTGACGAGTGTCTGGAAGCGCAGGGGATTAAACCTGCGAAGCGAGTGGAAGATAATGAACCCACCGGAAGTTCCAGCTTCCGTCCGTTGAACAAAGACGTCATGCTTGCGCATCGATCGAACGGTTCGGATAAGAATAAGTATAAAGGTGGAAGGCTGTCCCAAATCGTCAGTGATAACGAGGTCACCTTTATCGACGATTTCGATCAGGTCACTGAGAGGATCGAAGGAGTGAAACCATCTGAGCCACATGGTGATAAATCTAGGAGGAACAGTGAAGTCGATAAATCATCTAGACGTAATGCTATGACTTCCAATAATGAGAAACACGCTGATGGATTGCAGCGTCGCGCGAACGATGACGCGCTGATGAAGGATGCGGATTATGAACAGGACTCGCTTATGGACATCACGCAACATGAATTGCAGATCAAGCACTTTGAGGCCGACGTATTTGGCAGACCTCTTTTCGAGTTCAAGGGACAGGAAAAGACCCCCCAAAAGAATAAG GACAACGAACACTCAGCCGAAGAAGACGACATTGTCGAGAACACTCCTGACACAAAGACAAAGAA TGCTCACCTTAACGCCTATCGAGAAACCACAGCAGCTTCATCAACCACAAACATCAACGATAAACATTTAAGAACACCATCCTCGGTAACCGGAAGGAGCACCATAGCCAGTACCCCGTGCAGCAAGAGGAGTCTTCATCCTCTCTACCAAAGTACTCCAAAATCTCAACAGCCATCAAAGAAAGCCAGCTCCATAAAACAAACAACGAAGAACGAATCGCTGAGACGCCTGAGGGATCAAACGACAAATAACTGCGATAAACCGAGACTGTGTTTCGTGTGCAGCGGTTTGGTCGTCGTTCAGGTTAATCAGGTGAAAAGGTTGGCACAACTGGTGAACGCCAGATATTTGACTCAGTTCGACGAGCAGGTGACTCACGTGATCGTGAGAGTAGACGACGAGAACAACGGAGCGAATAAAACGTTGAAGTATTTGCAAGGGATCGCGCACCGGAAGTGGATCGTAGGCTACCAGTGGGTGGTAGACTCGTTGAAGGAGAAGAAATTGGTGGACGAGGAACGTTACGAGGCGGTAGATTGCGGCACCTTGGAGGCAGGACCTCGGAATTCGAGGCTGAGGAAAAGGGATTTGTTCGAGGGATTCGTTTTCTTGTGTATAGGACCTTACGTCGACGTTTCCGTCGATCAGTACAGG GATCTCCTACGAGCCACCGGTGCTAGGGTAGTCGACTCTCTGGATGCTTTAACCGGCGAAAAATCGAAGCTGAAGATTATCGTGATACAATCGGACGTTCACGATTACGAGATTATCG AATGGTACCAAAAAGCCCGAGCAGTGCCGATCGTCCACGACTGGGTGGTGGAGTGCATCAGCCAGTACCGATTGATATCGTTCTACCCTTACCTCCAAGAACTATCGAGACAGGACGTTCTAGCCCTGGGATACCCAGAATTCCTCGTCGAAGAAGAACTCGACGCCGATTCCGACAGTGCGTGCAACCTGTCCACATGA
- the LOC105662917 gene encoding uncharacterized protein LOC105662917 isoform X1, whose product MEQLFDTTRKLKDAIKNMQTSLQCTICLHTISQPVKTPCGHRFCRTCIQTVLQNKSALCPLCNTPIQRRSITVDEDMKVYIDRLQDLIEAVEKDSGINIHPHLDRSLEESFKCNSNVVTIKDRDDTPPSTPRKKRESKKQDSGNSDIRDYLTKYSMSGVEPLSSDTARNQNEDMDDKNSKVHSWLNTLPSSEALVDPDKIVPEELVDCNLDDTLTVSVSQNCKDNKLSDYEVEGVQQLQSPLRALPNNAKGDETGSDGSKTVILEDLDNPRPSTSGITRHKEEYKERNDVQRTSPSDMLPAMKKNWSSVARFGKEMRTKKKKLKSLNVSKSRSYEEAGEEGKGRNERREKESNVSLGVSKLARDRLMSKEKDSLRCESRKDPEASTNIARSIDDRRNLTNVQERRKSLEKSMNRNERRSYTPANDVSKRCNLNESSTENSRVKPAENSDEVQILGETSFIELERGEQVRIKKLNNRQMNDIIGVSENVDPPMTIDNDATDNRNQMDNSLPLKKRRNLSSTPPGDRSEMPDQTTPTKLPADKHDQSLCDTTNDSASKCQSAKSRGRLSLARHNMEPKPNDSSSSDYTSRLQAAKRDLNRQMDASVDVQNASAGNSFGDKDETMENVRRVRPTSSKMKDVGDVSMVKFKKLGKVFKHRKKRVRFFYLGSTRPRKYVGSNYPEFKPCNLVDYWDTQCFAVSDSLENAFGNNLLINVNNSSLDKHEDVQKAQSLPKAKDTEDVVCLDMEKKDDKVAESMDVVFVSLDEDRKEEATKAPENSVPKSPVHLKSPSNVSQMRYLPFESPSNCVTKTSKYSHAESVVIPNQKDFEVKGAHSRALIRRSQQASASSDTDSTCDSASKRKRPKETGWIDKNILRMRNMSLVNEAGYDSDHSFSSRTTCIRNSDKGTGSSKNENVPLSKTSARCVDTMSVSSDSDGDIGRNVKQKKHRKILPVVSSDTESPNFVCLNKELQSPPSKRKRIQSPPSQEVDLRTIVKNWCDDPNMDRNTNKPNQPSVPNRQEGYRRPAESCSFNFSAGNKSQPRQVSNAASNLVSQESSRVVQMDQDSPDFAATIDRIQYIRNNAATPRNEEIVQKVDPEEVMMIENLNDDLDFDTNAFDECLEAQGIKPAKRVEDNEPTGSSSFRPLNKDVMLAHRSNGSDKNKYKGGRLSQIVSDNEVTFIDDFDQVTERIEGVKPSEPHGDKSRRNSEVDKSSRRNAMTSNNEKHADGLQRRANDDALMKDADYEQDSLMDITQHELQIKHFEADVFGRPLFEFKGQEKTPQKNKDNEHSAEEDDIVENTPDTKTKNAHLNAYRETTAASSTTNINDKHLRTPSSVTGRSTIASTPCSKRSLHPLYQSTPKSQQPSKKASSIKQTTKNESLRRLRDQTTNNCDKPRLCFVCSGLVVVQVNQVKRLAQLVNARYLTQFDEQVTHVIVRVDDENNGANKTLKYLQGIAHRKWIVGYQWVVDSLKEKKLVDEERYEAVDCGTLEAGPRNSRLRKRDLFEGFVFLCIGPYVDVSVDQYRDLLRATGARVVDSLDALTGEKSKLKIIVIQSDVHDYEIIVEWYQKARAVPIVHDWVVECISQYRLISFYPYLQELSRQDVLALGYPEFLVEEELDADSDSACNLST is encoded by the exons atgGAACAGCTCTTTGATACAACTCGTAAATTGAAGGATGCGATTAAAAATATGCAAACAAGTTTGCAGTGCACGATTTG TCTGCATACTATATCTCAGCCCGTGAAAACCCCTTGTGGGCATCGATTTTGTCGCACATGCATCCAAACGGTATTGCAGAATAAAAGTGCTTTGTGTCCACTCTGCAACACTCCTATTCAACGACGTAGTATTACTGTCGACGAGGACATGAAAGTGTACATAGATCGGCTGCAAGACTTGATCGAAGCGGTAGAGAAGGATTCCGGCATCAATA TACACCCTCACTTGGACCGCAGCCTCGAAGAAAGCTTCAAATGTAATTCCAACGTTGTAACGATAAAGGACCGCGACGATACTCCTCCGAGCACGCCACGGAAGAAAAGGGAGAGTAAGAAGCAGGATTCAGGGAACAGTGACATCAGGGACTACTTGACGAAGTACAGCATGTCCGGAGTCGAGCCTTTGTCCAGCGACACTGCGAGGAATCAGAACGAGGATATGGACGATAAGAATTCCAAGGTGCACAGTTGGTTAAACACGCTACCAAGTAGCGAGGCTTTGGTCGATCCTGACAAGATCGTTCCTGAAGAGCTCGTCGACTGCAATCTGGACGATACATTGACCGTCTCCGTGTCGCAGAACTGCAAGGACAACAAGCTGTCTGATTACGAGGTCGAGGGCGTGCAACAGCTTCAAAGTCCTTTGAGGGCGTTGCCAAACAACGCGAAGGGTGATGAAACGGGGAGTGACGGTTCGAAGACGGTAATACTGGAGGACCTAGATAATCCAAGACCCAGTACGTCAGGGATAACGAGGCACAAGGAAGAATATAAGGAAAGGAACGACGTTCAGAGGACGTCGCCCAGCGACATGTTACCCGCCATGAAGAAGAATTGGTCATCAGTCGCGCGGTTTGGTAAAGAGATGAGAACAAAGAAGAAGAAACTGAAGTCTTTGAACGTCAGCAAATCGCGGTCGTATGAGGAAGCTGGGGAGGAAGGAAAGGGGAGAAACGAGAGAAGAGAAAAGGAATCAAACGTGTCCTTAGGCGTCTCTAAACTCGCCAGGGATCGACTGATGTCGAAGGAAAAGGATTCACTGAGATGCGAGAGTCGTAAAGACCCTGAAGCATCCACAAACATCGCCAGGAGTATCGATGATCGACGTAACCTGACAAATGTGCAAGAAAGGAGGAAAAGCCTCGAGAAGAGTATGAATAGAAACGAGAGGAGATCTTACACGCCCGCAAACGATGTGTCCAAACGTTGCAACCTTAACGAGAGTTCAACTGAAAACAGTCGCGTGAAACCTGCGGAGAACTCTGACGAGGTTCAGATTCTAGGAGAAACATCTTTCATCGAGTTAGAAAGGGGCGAGCAAGTGCGTATAAAGAAGTTGAACAACCGTCAAATGAACGATATCATCGGCGTCTCGGAGAACGTAGATCCGCCGATGACAATCGACAACGACGCGACTGACAATAGAAATCAAATGGATAACTCGCTGCCTCTGAAGAAACGACGCAATCTGTCGAGCACTCCGCCTGGCGATCGATCGGAGATGCCCGACCAAACGACCCCGACGAAATTGCCCGCTGATAAGCATGATCAATCGCTGTGCGATACCACGAACGACTCGGCGTCTAAATGTCAGTCTGCGAAGAGTCGAGGTCGATTGTCTTTGGCCAGACACAACATGGAGCCCAAACCGAACGATTCTTCAAGCTCGGATTACACCTCGCGACTGCAGGCGGCCAAACGCGATTTGAACCGACAGATGGATGCGAGTGTCGATGTACAGAATGCTTCAGCTGGAAATAGTTTTGGAGACAAAGATGAGACTATGGAGAATGTTAGACGAGTTAGGCCTACTTCGAGTAAGATGAAAGACGTAGGAGATGTATCTATGGTGAAATTTAAAAAGCTGGGCAAGGTCTTCAAACACAGGAAGAAACGCGTTAGATTTTTCTACCTGGGGTCCACTAGACCCAGAAAGTACGTAGGTAGCAACTATCCTGAATTTAAGCCGTGTAACCTTGTGGACTATTGGGATACTCAATGTTTTGCTGTGTCGGACAGTCTGGAAAACGCTTTtggcaataatttattaatcaatGTGAACAATTCGTCGTTGGATAAACATGAAGACGTACAGAAAGCTCAATCCCTTCCGAAGGCTAAGGACACGGAAGATGTCGTGTGTTTGGATATGGAAAAAAAGGATGATAAAGTAGCTGAATCGATGGATGTGGTGTTCGTGTCCCTTGATGAGGACAGAAAGGAAGAAGCCACGAAGGCTCCCGAGAACTCAGTGCCTAAAAGCCCGGTTCATTTAAAGTCCCCTTCAAACGTTTCACAGATGAGGTATCTGCCCTTCGAATCACCAAGCAATTGTGTTACGAAGACCTCGAAGTACAGCCACGCCGAATCGGTTGTAATCCCTAATCAGAAGGACTTTGAGGTGAAGGGAGCGCATTCTAGAGCCCTCATCCGCAGGTCCCAGCAGGCATCCGCGAGTTCCGACACGGATTCAACTTGCGATTCAGCCTCGAAGAGGAAGAGACCAAAGGAGACAGGATGGATCGATAAAAACATACTGAGGATGAGGAACATGTCCCTAGTCAATGAGGCCGGCTACGACTCGGATCACAGCTTCTCCTCAAGGACAACTTGCATCAGGAACTCTGACAAAGGAACAGGTAGCAGTAAGAATGAAAATGTCCCGCTGTCAAAGACCAGCGCCCGGTGCGTGGACACCATGTCAGTCAGCTCAGATTCAGACGGGGACATCGGAAGGAACGTGAAACAGAAGAAGCACAGAAAAATATTGCCTGTAGTCAGCTCAGACACGGAGTCCCCTAACTTTGTTTGCCTAAATAAGGAGCTTCAGTCGCCTCCGTCCAAACGGAAAAGAATTCAATCTCCTCCGTCCCAGGAGGTGGACCTAAGGACCATCGTAAAGAACTGGTGCGATGATCCGAACATGGACAGGAATACAAACAAGCCGAACCAACCTTCTGTACCGAACCGTCAGGAAGGATACAGACGTCCTGCGGAGTCTTGTTCCTTCAATTTCAGCGCGGGTAACAAGAGTCAACCCAGACAGGTGTCTAATGCCGCTTCCAACTTGGTATCCCAGGAGTCGAGCAGAGTGGTCCAGATGGACCAGGACTCGCCAGATTTCGCAGCCACCATCGACAGGATCCAGTACATTCGGAACAACGCCGCGACACCTCGGAACGAGGAGATTGTGCAGAAAGTGGACCCTGAGGAGGTGATGATGATAGAGAATTTGAACGATGATCTGGACTTCGACACTAACGCGTTTGACGAGTGTCTGGAAGCGCAGGGGATTAAACCTGCGAAGCGAGTGGAAGATAATGAACCCACCGGAAGTTCCAGCTTCCGTCCGTTGAACAAAGACGTCATGCTTGCGCATCGATCGAACGGTTCGGATAAGAATAAGTATAAAGGTGGAAGGCTGTCCCAAATCGTCAGTGATAACGAGGTCACCTTTATCGACGATTTCGATCAGGTCACTGAGAGGATCGAAGGAGTGAAACCATCTGAGCCACATGGTGATAAATCTAGGAGGAACAGTGAAGTCGATAAATCATCTAGACGTAATGCTATGACTTCCAATAATGAGAAACACGCTGATGGATTGCAGCGTCGCGCGAACGATGACGCGCTGATGAAGGATGCGGATTATGAACAGGACTCGCTTATGGACATCACGCAACATGAATTGCAGATCAAGCACTTTGAGGCCGACGTATTTGGCAGACCTCTTTTCGAGTTCAAGGGACAGGAAAAGACCCCCCAAAAGAATAAG GACAACGAACACTCAGCCGAAGAAGACGACATTGTCGAGAACACTCCTGACACAAAGACAAAGAA TGCTCACCTTAACGCCTATCGAGAAACCACAGCAGCTTCATCAACCACAAACATCAACGATAAACATTTAAGAACACCATCCTCGGTAACCGGAAGGAGCACCATAGCCAGTACCCCGTGCAGCAAGAGGAGTCTTCATCCTCTCTACCAAAGTACTCCAAAATCTCAACAGCCATCAAAGAAAGCCAGCTCCATAAAACAAACAACGAAGAACGAATCGCTGAGACGCCTGAGGGATCAAACGACAAATAACTGCGATAAACCGAGACTGTGTTTCGTGTGCAGCGGTTTGGTCGTCGTTCAGGTTAATCAGGTGAAAAGGTTGGCACAACTGGTGAACGCCAGATATTTGACTCAGTTCGACGAGCAGGTGACTCACGTGATCGTGAGAGTAGACGACGAGAACAACGGAGCGAATAAAACGTTGAAGTATTTGCAAGGGATCGCGCACCGGAAGTGGATCGTAGGCTACCAGTGGGTGGTAGACTCGTTGAAGGAGAAGAAATTGGTGGACGAGGAACGTTACGAGGCGGTAGATTGCGGCACCTTGGAGGCAGGACCTCGGAATTCGAGGCTGAGGAAAAGGGATTTGTTCGAGGGATTCGTTTTCTTGTGTATAGGACCTTACGTCGACGTTTCCGTCGATCAGTACAGG GATCTCCTACGAGCCACCGGTGCTAGGGTAGTCGACTCTCTGGATGCTTTAACCGGCGAAAAATCGAAGCTGAAGATTATCGTGATACAATCGGACGTTCACGATTACGAGATTATCG TAGAATGGTACCAAAAAGCCCGAGCAGTGCCGATCGTCCACGACTGGGTGGTGGAGTGCATCAGCCAGTACCGATTGATATCGTTCTACCCTTACCTCCAAGAACTATCGAGACAGGACGTTCTAGCCCTGGGATACCCAGAATTCCTCGTCGAAGAAGAACTCGACGCCGATTCCGACAGTGCGTGCAACCTGTCCACATGA